The following coding sequences lie in one Bordetella genomosp. 9 genomic window:
- a CDS encoding GlxA family transcriptional regulator — translation MQPQEQGGEDAISPRAGRRVVVLSYPGGNLLDVAGPVQTFETANRQALASGHWRERPYEVIVASEHGGAVASGAGLSVSTRPISALAAASIDTLIVPGGSPDDRPAALPGLVRWVNRHAGRVRRVCSVCTGAFILAEAGVLDGLRVTTHWKWAARLQAMYPALTVDADPIFIRQGRVWTSAGVTAGIDLTLALVEADLGHRIALAVARELVVFIKRPGGQSQFSIPLNAQHDCGASGFAELHAWMAAHLRDDLRVARLAERAGMSARTFARAYAAAVGRTPARTVESMRFEAACRALEESHAPLKRIAADTGHGTEQNLRRVFLRRLRITPQQYRARFAPRDGALAPYAAVPAGEDAVALEG, via the coding sequence ATGCAACCGCAAGAGCAAGGCGGGGAGGACGCCATATCGCCGCGCGCCGGCCGGCGGGTCGTCGTACTGAGCTACCCCGGCGGCAATCTTCTGGACGTCGCCGGTCCGGTACAGACGTTCGAAACCGCGAACCGGCAGGCACTGGCCTCCGGGCACTGGCGCGAGCGTCCGTATGAGGTAATCGTGGCTTCGGAACACGGCGGCGCCGTGGCGAGCGGCGCCGGTCTGTCAGTGTCGACGCGGCCCATTTCGGCCCTGGCCGCGGCTTCCATCGATACCCTGATCGTGCCCGGCGGCAGTCCCGACGATCGTCCGGCGGCATTGCCGGGGCTGGTGCGCTGGGTGAACCGGCACGCCGGCCGCGTGCGGCGCGTCTGCTCCGTCTGCACCGGCGCCTTCATTCTGGCCGAGGCCGGCGTGCTGGATGGTCTGCGAGTGACCACGCACTGGAAGTGGGCGGCGCGGCTGCAGGCCATGTATCCCGCCCTGACGGTGGATGCCGATCCTATTTTCATCCGGCAGGGCCGCGTATGGACGTCCGCGGGGGTAACGGCCGGCATCGATTTGACGCTGGCGCTTGTGGAGGCCGACCTGGGACACCGGATCGCCCTGGCCGTTGCGCGGGAATTGGTTGTATTCATCAAGCGCCCCGGCGGCCAGTCGCAGTTCAGCATTCCGCTGAATGCGCAGCACGATTGCGGCGCATCCGGCTTTGCCGAATTGCATGCCTGGATGGCGGCGCATCTGCGCGACGACCTGCGCGTGGCGCGCCTGGCCGAGCGTGCGGGCATGTCGGCGCGCACTTTCGCCCGGGCGTACGCGGCCGCGGTGGGCCGCACGCCGGCCAGGACGGTCGAATCCATGCGGTTCGAGGCGGCCTGCCGCGCGCTGGAGGAAAGCCACGCGCCGCTGAAACGCATTGCGGCCGATACCGGCCATGGCACCGAACAGAATCTGCGTCGGGTGTTTCTCAGGCGCCTGCGCATTACGCCGCAACAGTATCGCGCGCGTTTCGCGCCGCGCGACGGTGCGCTCGCCCCCTATGCCGCCGTCCCCGCCGGCGAGGACGCGGTCGCGCTGGAGGGGTAA
- a CDS encoding MFS transporter, whose amino-acid sequence MAISKATPQPPKHVLNRAIAASAIGNATEWFDYGIYAYGVSYISAAFFPGDTQQATLFALATFAISFLVRPFGGLFWGPLGDKLGRKTILALTILLMSGATVAIGLIPPYEHIGFWAPLLLVLLRMVQGFSTGGEYGGAATFMAEYAPDKQRGFCGSFLELGTLGGFSLGALLMLGFSIGLDDAAMHAWGWRIPFFLALPMGMIGLYLRSRLKETPVFQEAEAALNDAEEQEHKGSVKDVVTDYKRQVLSLGGLVVALNVVNYTLLSFAPTYFANQLGLSTQEALIVPIIGMLFMMVFLPFIGRLSDRVGRKPVWWASLIGLFVLAIPMFHLMATGLAGAIVGYAVLGLLYVPQLATISATFPAMFPTHVRFAGFAIAYNVSTSLFGGTAPAVNEWLIARTGSSMVPAYYMMAACLVGAWALRHVVETAGHSLRGSKIPGTRASLQELRRMDAQEAGGD is encoded by the coding sequence ATGGCAATATCAAAAGCCACACCTCAGCCCCCCAAGCACGTACTGAACCGCGCCATCGCCGCCTCCGCGATCGGCAACGCCACGGAATGGTTCGACTACGGCATCTACGCTTACGGCGTGTCCTATATTTCCGCGGCCTTCTTTCCCGGCGATACGCAACAGGCCACGTTGTTCGCACTGGCCACGTTCGCCATCTCGTTCCTGGTGCGGCCTTTCGGCGGCCTGTTCTGGGGTCCTCTGGGCGACAAGCTGGGCCGCAAGACGATTCTTGCGCTGACCATCCTGCTCATGTCGGGCGCCACCGTCGCGATCGGCTTGATTCCACCCTACGAGCACATCGGATTCTGGGCGCCGCTGCTGCTGGTCCTGCTGCGCATGGTCCAGGGCTTCTCCACCGGCGGCGAATACGGCGGTGCGGCCACATTCATGGCGGAGTACGCGCCGGACAAGCAGCGCGGTTTCTGCGGCAGCTTCCTTGAACTGGGGACCTTGGGCGGCTTCTCGCTGGGCGCGCTGCTGATGCTTGGATTCTCCATCGGCCTGGACGATGCCGCCATGCATGCGTGGGGGTGGCGCATCCCGTTCTTTCTTGCCCTGCCCATGGGCATGATCGGCCTTTACCTGCGCTCGCGCTTGAAAGAGACGCCCGTCTTCCAGGAAGCGGAGGCGGCCCTGAACGACGCCGAAGAACAGGAGCACAAGGGCAGCGTCAAAGACGTGGTCACCGATTACAAGCGCCAGGTCCTGTCGCTGGGCGGATTGGTGGTGGCGCTGAACGTGGTGAACTACACGCTGCTCAGTTTCGCGCCGACGTACTTCGCCAACCAGCTGGGCCTGAGCACGCAGGAGGCGCTGATCGTTCCCATCATCGGCATGCTGTTCATGATGGTTTTCCTGCCCTTCATCGGGCGTCTGTCTGACCGCGTGGGCCGCAAGCCCGTATGGTGGGCATCGCTGATCGGGCTTTTCGTGCTTGCCATCCCCATGTTCCACCTGATGGCGACCGGCCTGGCCGGGGCCATCGTGGGCTACGCCGTGCTGGGATTGCTCTACGTGCCGCAGCTGGCGACGATCTCGGCCACGTTCCCCGCCATGTTCCCCACGCACGTGCGGTTTGCCGGTTTCGCCATCGCGTACAACGTTTCCACGTCGCTTTTCGGCGGCACGGCGCCGGCCGTCAACGAATGGCTGATCGCGCGCACCGGCAGCAGCATGGTGCCGGCGTACTACATGATGGCGGCGTGCCTGGTGGGCGCGTGGGCCCTGCGGCACGTAGTGGAAACGGCCGGGCATTCGCTGCGCGGTTCGAAAATTCCAGGCACGCGCGCATCCCTGCAGGAGCTGCGGCGCATGGACGCGCAGGAAGCCGGCGGCGATTGA
- a CDS encoding GntR family transcriptional regulator: MNSPLPLYHKVYLLLRQRLLDGVYDADVPLPGEHGLAEEFGVSRLTVRRALETLTEEGLIWRRQGRGTFAQARADASGGPHGAGIDALVAHLERMGMQTQVQLLELSVEPAPAAVAERLGVAPGAPVHRSIRVRSHQGEPFSYLKTYVPDAIGRRIPRKALASKPLLQIFGELGVRVSGAEQSMTAVLADPPAAEALGVPIASALLNIKRLVRDAAGQPVEFLDARYRPDRFEYRLDMAAHETAGTPVWLPAGRAAS, encoded by the coding sequence ATGAACAGTCCCCTGCCGCTTTACCACAAGGTTTATCTGCTTTTGCGCCAGCGCCTGCTGGATGGCGTTTACGACGCCGACGTCCCTTTGCCGGGCGAGCACGGGCTGGCGGAAGAGTTCGGCGTCTCGCGCCTGACCGTCCGCCGCGCGCTCGAGACACTGACGGAAGAGGGGCTGATCTGGCGGCGCCAGGGGCGCGGCACCTTCGCCCAGGCCCGCGCGGACGCATCCGGCGGCCCTCATGGCGCCGGCATCGACGCGCTCGTCGCGCATCTGGAGCGCATGGGGATGCAGACGCAGGTGCAGCTGCTGGAGCTTTCCGTGGAGCCGGCGCCGGCCGCGGTGGCCGAGCGCCTTGGCGTGGCGCCCGGCGCGCCCGTGCACCGGTCCATCCGCGTCAGAAGCCATCAGGGCGAGCCGTTCTCCTATCTGAAGACTTATGTGCCCGACGCGATCGGCCGGCGCATTCCACGCAAGGCGCTGGCGAGCAAGCCGCTGCTGCAGATCTTCGGCGAACTGGGGGTGCGCGTGTCGGGCGCCGAACAGAGCATGACCGCGGTGCTGGCGGACCCGCCCGCCGCCGAGGCGCTGGGCGTGCCCATCGCCTCGGCGCTGTTGAACATCAAGCGCCTGGTCCGGGACGCCGCCGGCCAGCCGGTGGAGTTCCTGGATGCCCGCTATCGCCCGGACCGTTTCGAGTATCGGCTGGACATGGCGGCGCACGAGACGGCCGGCACGCCGGTGTGGCTGCCAGCCGGCCGGGCCGCCTCCTGA
- a CDS encoding DUF427 domain-containing protein — protein MKPIKVPGPDHPISIQGNPNRVVVSIAGQVIADTRGALTLREANYPPVQYIPREDVDMSRLQRTGHATYCPYKGDCAYYSIPEGGERSVNAAWSYEQPHPAMARIAGYLAFYPDRVDLIDERA, from the coding sequence ATGAAACCGATCAAAGTCCCCGGCCCCGATCATCCCATTTCGATACAGGGCAACCCGAATCGCGTCGTCGTATCGATCGCGGGGCAGGTGATCGCGGATACGCGAGGCGCATTGACGTTGCGCGAGGCGAACTACCCGCCCGTGCAATACATTCCGCGCGAGGATGTCGATATGTCGCGATTGCAGCGCACCGGCCACGCGACCTATTGTCCCTACAAGGGCGATTGCGCCTACTACAGCATTCCGGAGGGCGGAGAGCGGTCCGTCAACGCGGCGTGGAGCTATGAGCAGCCGCACCCCGCGATGGCGCGAATCGCGGGTTATCTCGCTTTTTATCCGGACCGCGTCGACCTGATCGACGAACGCGCCTGA
- a CDS encoding 3-isopropylmalate dehydratase large subunit, protein MPAQTLAQKLLAAASGRASVAPGDIVTCRVDLAMFHDSSGPRRLKPMLEALGTGIWDRDKVVLVMDHYVPEADDESRRIVRIAREWAAEQALPHVYDSMGICHVVVPEHGHIRPGMLCVGGDSHSPTGGAFGAYMFGVGSTEMLGVVASGEIWVRVPETLMMQWDGVLSPGVTAKDMMLHMIGRFGMNGGRYQAMEFCGEAVRALSMQERMTLSNMSAEIGSQVGLVAPDEKTVAWLEAAGVPGVDIAPWHSDAGACAERYRFDAASLAPHVAAPHSPANSRPVGDYGRTAMQVAYIGACTGAKLEDLRAAARVLKGRRVAAGVSLMVAPASARDQRQAESEGVMAALVEAGATVLPNSCGACSGYGGSIPEGANVIATTARNFKGRMGPRTAEVYLASPYTVAAAAVAGHIVDPREMLQ, encoded by the coding sequence ATGCCTGCCCAAACCTTGGCCCAGAAGCTGCTCGCCGCCGCCAGCGGCCGCGCCAGCGTAGCGCCCGGCGACATCGTGACGTGCCGGGTCGATCTCGCGATGTTCCACGATTCCAGCGGCCCGCGCCGCCTCAAGCCCATGCTCGAGGCGCTGGGCACCGGCATCTGGGACCGCGATAAGGTCGTGCTGGTCATGGATCACTACGTGCCGGAGGCAGACGACGAATCGCGCAGGATCGTGCGCATCGCGCGGGAATGGGCGGCCGAACAAGCCTTGCCGCACGTCTATGACTCGATGGGGATCTGCCACGTGGTCGTGCCCGAGCACGGCCACATCCGTCCCGGCATGCTCTGCGTCGGCGGCGACTCGCACTCGCCGACCGGCGGGGCCTTCGGCGCCTACATGTTCGGCGTGGGCAGCACCGAGATGCTGGGCGTGGTGGCCAGCGGCGAGATCTGGGTGCGCGTGCCCGAAACGCTGATGATGCAGTGGGATGGCGTGCTGTCGCCCGGCGTCACCGCCAAGGACATGATGCTGCACATGATCGGCCGGTTCGGGATGAACGGCGGCCGCTACCAGGCCATGGAGTTCTGCGGCGAAGCGGTGCGCGCGCTGTCCATGCAGGAACGCATGACGCTGTCGAACATGTCGGCGGAAATCGGCTCGCAAGTGGGCCTGGTCGCGCCCGACGAGAAAACCGTGGCCTGGCTGGAGGCGGCCGGCGTTCCGGGCGTCGATATCGCGCCCTGGCATTCGGACGCCGGCGCCTGCGCCGAACGCTATCGCTTCGACGCGGCGTCCCTGGCCCCGCACGTCGCGGCGCCGCACAGCCCCGCCAATTCGCGCCCCGTCGGCGACTACGGCCGCACCGCCATGCAGGTGGCGTACATCGGCGCCTGCACCGGCGCCAAGCTGGAGGACCTGCGCGCCGCCGCGCGGGTGCTGAAGGGCCGCCGCGTCGCCGCGGGCGTGTCTTTGATGGTCGCGCCCGCGAGCGCGCGCGACCAGCGCCAGGCCGAAAGCGAAGGGGTCATGGCTGCGCTGGTGGAGGCCGGGGCGACCGTACTGCCGAATTCCTGCGGCGCCTGTTCGGGCTACGGCGGTTCGATACCGGAAGGCGCCAACGTCATCGCAACAACGGCGCGCAACTTCAAAGGCCGCATGGGGCCGCGCACCGCCGAGGTCTACCTGGCCTCGCCCTATACCGTCGCGGCCGCCGCGGTGGCGGGCCACATTGTCGATCCTCGGGAGATGCTGCAATGA
- a CDS encoding alpha-hydroxy acid oxidase: MNAPDPQARLAPPVIPQTPTARPAVPRRLRRVLCLDDFEALARRRLPRPVYGYMAGYAESGAAFDDNRAAFGDYAFLPQVMVDVSRRSTAVRLFGQDYAAPFGFAPLGLTALSTYRGDLVMARAAAQARLPMIMSGSSLIRLEEVAEAHPGAWFQAYLPGDRAAIVKLIDRVARTNFETMVVTVDTPVPPNTENTARSGFSAPLRPSLGLLWQGLTHPRWTFGAFLRTMAQHGMPHFENNYATRGAPILSPSVLRDFSERGHLNWDDLRAIRRQWRGRLIVKGILRADDARTARDAGADGIIVSNHGGRQLDGAIAPLRALPAIVQACPDIPVMLDGGVRRGTDILKAMALGAKMVFVGRPFGYAAAAAGPEGLRHAIGLLTREVSRDMAMLGITDLTQLDARRHLVARTAPAPYPSSATASSPAGTAA; this comes from the coding sequence ATGAATGCCCCCGATCCGCAGGCCCGCCTGGCGCCACCCGTCATCCCGCAAACGCCCACCGCACGCCCCGCCGTGCCGCGCCGCCTGCGGCGGGTGTTGTGCCTGGACGACTTCGAGGCGCTCGCGCGGCGCCGCCTGCCCCGGCCCGTCTACGGCTACATGGCCGGCTATGCCGAAAGCGGCGCCGCCTTCGACGACAATCGCGCGGCGTTCGGCGACTACGCGTTTCTTCCACAGGTCATGGTCGACGTCTCCCGCCGCAGCACCGCCGTGCGCCTGTTCGGCCAGGATTACGCCGCGCCTTTCGGGTTCGCGCCGCTGGGCCTGACGGCGCTGTCGACGTATCGCGGCGACCTGGTCATGGCGCGTGCGGCCGCCCAGGCGCGCCTGCCGATGATCATGAGCGGATCGTCCCTGATCCGGCTGGAGGAAGTCGCCGAAGCGCATCCTGGCGCCTGGTTCCAGGCTTATCTGCCGGGCGATCGCGCCGCCATCGTCAAGCTGATCGATCGCGTGGCGCGCACGAATTTCGAGACCATGGTCGTCACGGTCGATACGCCGGTGCCGCCCAACACCGAGAACACGGCGCGCAGCGGTTTCTCCGCGCCCCTGCGCCCCAGCCTGGGCCTGCTGTGGCAGGGCCTGACGCATCCGCGCTGGACCTTCGGCGCATTCCTGCGCACGATGGCCCAGCACGGCATGCCGCACTTCGAGAACAACTACGCGACGCGCGGCGCGCCTATCCTGTCGCCCTCCGTGCTGCGCGATTTTTCGGAACGCGGGCATCTGAACTGGGATGACCTGCGCGCCATTCGCCGCCAGTGGCGCGGCCGCCTCATCGTGAAGGGGATCCTGCGGGCCGACGACGCGCGCACCGCGCGCGATGCGGGCGCCGACGGCATCATCGTTTCCAACCATGGCGGCCGCCAGCTGGACGGCGCGATCGCGCCGCTGCGCGCCTTGCCCGCCATCGTGCAGGCATGCCCGGACATTCCCGTGATGCTGGACGGCGGCGTGCGCCGGGGCACCGACATTCTGAAGGCCATGGCGCTGGGCGCGAAAATGGTTTTCGTTGGGCGCCCCTTCGGCTACGCCGCGGCGGCAGCGGGACCGGAAGGGCTGCGACACGCCATCGGCTTGCTGACGCGGGAAGTCTCACGCGACATGGCCATGCTGGGCATTACCGACCTGACGCAGCTGGACGCCCGCCGCCACCTGGTCGCCCGCACCGCGCCGGCGCCTTACCCCTCCAGCGCGACCGCGTCCTCGCCGGCGGGGACGGCGGCATAG
- a CDS encoding MFS transporter yields MSAFLDQGRRNAAVLAICQGLYTCAISIDLTLTGLTGYQLAPDKALATLPFALITVSGAVTTWFASFLLQRWGRRAGFVLGALTGAMGGLVSVWAVFHANFWVFCAGTAAVGVFQSFAQYYRLAAADAVPDNAKGRAISLVLAGGVIAAVAGPALASWSKDLFQPVLFAGAYLMVAVLGGLSALILLAGLREAPAAARKDGSSQAAMPETARPLGEIVRQPVFVAAAANNVVGSVSMMAVMTAAPLAAVACSHSMEQGAGIIQWHLVGMYAPSFFAGALIARIGLAPVLYAGMALNVLSAVAAMASTGLAAFHVSLFALGVGWNFMFVGGTTLLARAYRPSERAATQGCAELLRYVATACATLAAGPALERLGWFALNAAMLPVIALAAVMTLWWHLDARRLQAPCAAA; encoded by the coding sequence ATGTCCGCATTTCTCGATCAAGGGCGCCGCAACGCCGCCGTCCTGGCCATCTGCCAGGGCCTGTACACCTGTGCAATCTCCATCGACCTGACGCTGACCGGACTGACCGGCTATCAGCTGGCGCCGGACAAGGCGCTTGCCACGCTGCCTTTCGCCTTGATCACGGTGTCGGGCGCCGTCACGACCTGGTTTGCTTCTTTCCTGCTGCAACGCTGGGGACGGCGCGCCGGATTCGTGCTGGGCGCGCTGACGGGCGCGATGGGCGGACTGGTTTCCGTGTGGGCGGTGTTCCACGCCAATTTCTGGGTCTTTTGCGCGGGCACCGCCGCGGTGGGCGTATTCCAGTCCTTCGCCCAGTACTACCGGCTGGCCGCCGCCGACGCCGTGCCCGACAACGCCAAGGGCCGGGCCATCTCGCTGGTGCTTGCCGGCGGCGTGATCGCGGCCGTTGCCGGCCCCGCCCTGGCGTCGTGGAGCAAGGACCTGTTCCAGCCGGTGCTGTTTGCGGGCGCCTACCTGATGGTGGCCGTGCTGGGAGGCCTGTCGGCGCTGATCCTGCTGGCGGGCCTGCGGGAAGCGCCCGCCGCCGCCCGGAAGGATGGGTCGTCGCAGGCCGCAATGCCGGAAACGGCGCGGCCGCTCGGCGAGATCGTGCGGCAGCCGGTCTTCGTCGCCGCCGCGGCCAACAATGTGGTGGGCTCGGTGTCCATGATGGCGGTGATGACGGCCGCGCCACTGGCGGCGGTGGCCTGTTCGCACAGCATGGAGCAGGGCGCCGGCATCATCCAATGGCATCTGGTGGGCATGTATGCGCCCTCTTTCTTCGCCGGCGCTCTGATTGCGCGCATCGGGCTGGCGCCGGTGCTCTATGCCGGCATGGCGCTGAACGTCCTGAGCGCCGTGGCGGCAATGGCATCCACCGGTCTGGCGGCGTTTCACGTATCGCTCTTCGCGCTGGGCGTGGGCTGGAATTTCATGTTCGTGGGCGGCACCACCCTGCTTGCGCGCGCTTACCGTCCGTCCGAGCGCGCCGCCACGCAAGGCTGCGCGGAGCTATTGCGCTATGTCGCCACCGCCTGCGCCACCCTGGCCGCCGGACCGGCGCTGGAGCGCCTGGGCTGGTTCGCGCTGAATGCCGCCATGCTGCCGGTCATTGCGCTGGCCGCGGTCATGACGCTATGGTGGCACCTCGACGCGAGGCGCTTGCAGGCGCCTTGCGCCGCAGCCTGA
- a CDS encoding LeuD/DmdB family oxidoreductase small subunit has product MTRDPQTSHRVWRLGADVDTDQLAPGAYMKYGIDEIARHCLERVRPDFAGGVQPGDVIVAGPNFGIGSSREQAAQALVTLGLRAVIAPSFSGLYFRNAFNVGLLLLTCPQAERIQEGERIRIDLLGDRIITGDGAALPCEPIPGFLRDMVDAGGLLNLLKRRLADGTLKPNPMRA; this is encoded by the coding sequence ATGACGCGCGATCCGCAAACCTCGCATCGGGTCTGGCGGCTGGGCGCCGACGTCGATACCGATCAACTGGCCCCCGGCGCCTACATGAAGTACGGCATCGACGAGATCGCGCGCCACTGCCTGGAACGCGTGCGGCCCGACTTTGCCGGTGGGGTGCAGCCTGGGGACGTCATCGTTGCCGGCCCCAACTTCGGCATCGGTTCTTCACGCGAACAGGCCGCGCAGGCCCTGGTGACGCTGGGCCTGCGCGCCGTCATCGCGCCAAGCTTCAGCGGCCTCTACTTTCGCAACGCGTTCAATGTCGGCTTGCTGCTGCTGACCTGCCCCCAGGCCGAACGCATCCAGGAAGGCGAGCGCATCCGCATCGATCTATTGGGGGACCGCATCATCACGGGCGATGGCGCGGCCTTGCCCTGCGAACCCATCCCCGGCTTCCTGCGCGACATGGTGGACGCCGGCGGCTTGTTGAATCTGCTCAAGCGCCGTCTGGCCGACGGCACGCTGAAACCCAATCCGATGAGAGCATGA
- a CDS encoding tripartite tricarboxylate transporter substrate binding protein, whose product MQPTRRAFALAAALALGAVALPAFSQSGPIKLVVGAPPGGTTDTVARNIGASMSKRLKRSVIVENRPGAGGNIAADYVAKSAADGNTLLVSFNSFSINATLYKNLPFDPRKDFTPISMLASVPSVLVARKDFPASNMADFIKLAKANPGKYTMALGGIGSSLHMAGERMKMMAGLEIVNVPYKGTTPAVTDLLGGQVDMMFGSTLNVMPHVKSGALKALGVTSARPLESLPGVPPIGDTIKGFESNAWFALFGPANLPADTLATLNDAARKAVAAPEFRRLLEQESAQAVSSTPDELKKFVSEDIDRYAEVVKFTGATVE is encoded by the coding sequence ATGCAGCCCACCCGCCGCGCCTTTGCGCTGGCCGCCGCTCTCGCCCTGGGCGCCGTGGCCTTGCCTGCCTTTTCCCAGTCCGGTCCCATCAAACTCGTCGTGGGTGCGCCGCCCGGCGGCACGACCGATACGGTCGCGCGCAACATCGGCGCCAGCATGAGCAAGCGGCTCAAACGCAGCGTCATCGTCGAAAACCGTCCGGGCGCGGGCGGCAATATCGCCGCGGATTACGTGGCCAAGAGCGCTGCGGACGGCAACACCCTGCTGGTCAGCTTCAACAGCTTCTCGATCAACGCCACGCTGTACAAGAACCTGCCGTTCGATCCGCGCAAGGACTTCACGCCCATCAGCATGCTGGCCAGCGTGCCCAGCGTGCTGGTCGCGCGCAAGGATTTTCCGGCGTCCAACATGGCGGACTTCATCAAGCTTGCCAAGGCCAATCCCGGCAAGTACACGATGGCGCTGGGCGGCATCGGCTCGTCCCTGCACATGGCCGGCGAACGGATGAAGATGATGGCCGGCCTGGAGATCGTCAACGTGCCGTACAAAGGCACCACGCCCGCGGTGACGGATCTGCTGGGCGGACAGGTCGACATGATGTTCGGCAGCACGCTCAACGTGATGCCGCACGTCAAGAGCGGGGCCTTGAAAGCGCTGGGCGTCACGAGCGCCAGACCGCTCGAATCTCTGCCCGGGGTCCCGCCCATCGGCGACACGATCAAGGGCTTCGAATCCAACGCCTGGTTCGCGCTGTTCGGCCCCGCCAACCTGCCCGCGGATACACTGGCGACGCTGAACGACGCCGCCCGCAAGGCGGTGGCTGCCCCCGAGTTCCGGAGACTGCTCGAACAGGAGTCGGCGCAGGCGGTCAGCAGCACGCCGGACGAATTGAAGAAATTCGTCAGCGAGGACATCGACCGCTACGCGGAAGTGGTGAAGTTCACTGGCGCCACGGTCGAGTGA
- a CDS encoding isocitrate lyase/PEP mutase family protein, with protein sequence MPNSLKQKLAAGHTVLAPGVYDALSALIAEQSGFDALYLSGASIAYTRLGRSDVGLTTYTEVEQTLARITERVSCPVIVDGDTGFGNALNVQRTVRGFERAGAAMIQLEDQGFPKRCGHLAGKNVVPAAEMCGKLRAALDARGSADTLILARTDALAVEGLDAALDRAEQYLECGVDAIFVEALRTDAQMETACRRFAGRVPLLANMVEGGMTPVKSARELAAKGFAIVIFPGGTARAVSHMLQRYYGSLHEHGTTAPWRESMLDFDQLNALIGTPELLALGQRYEHQS encoded by the coding sequence ATGCCGAATTCCCTGAAACAGAAGCTCGCCGCCGGCCATACCGTGCTCGCGCCCGGTGTCTACGACGCCTTGTCCGCGCTGATCGCCGAGCAGTCGGGCTTCGATGCGCTGTACCTGTCCGGCGCCTCCATCGCGTACACGCGTCTGGGCCGCTCCGATGTCGGCCTTACCACCTATACCGAAGTCGAGCAGACGCTTGCCCGCATCACCGAACGCGTCTCGTGCCCGGTCATTGTGGACGGCGACACCGGCTTCGGCAACGCGCTGAACGTGCAGCGCACGGTGCGCGGCTTCGAGCGCGCGGGCGCGGCGATGATCCAGCTGGAGGACCAGGGCTTTCCGAAACGATGCGGGCACCTCGCGGGCAAGAACGTGGTTCCGGCCGCCGAGATGTGCGGCAAGCTGCGCGCCGCGCTGGACGCGCGCGGCAGCGCCGACACCTTGATCCTGGCGCGCACCGACGCGCTTGCCGTGGAAGGCCTGGATGCCGCGCTGGACCGCGCGGAGCAATACCTGGAATGCGGCGTGGATGCGATCTTCGTCGAGGCCCTGCGCACCGACGCGCAAATGGAAACGGCCTGCCGCCGTTTCGCCGGCCGCGTGCCGCTGCTGGCGAACATGGTGGAAGGCGGGATGACGCCGGTGAAGAGCGCGCGCGAATTGGCCGCCAAGGGGTTCGCCATCGTCATCTTCCCCGGCGGGACGGCGCGCGCCGTCTCTCACATGCTGCAACGCTACTACGGCAGCCTGCACGAGCACGGCACCACGGCGCCGTGGCGCGAAAGCATGCTGGACTTCGATCAGCTCAACGCGCTGATCGGCACGCCCGAACTGCTGGCCTTGGGCCAGCGCTACGAGCACCAGTCATGA